A window from Chryseobacterium vaccae encodes these proteins:
- a CDS encoding AraC family transcriptional regulator has product MLLENIQKFVLVLLYGGLTLLSFTLLINPMKANRKANLFFGLFLLLWSSYWVLDVLRICEINPETWFSFFVYSIQIFTPIFLFFSVIFFINPDYRFKRTDLVCLIVPLICWILLFCSEEHPVIYHIVLFINIAHNLPYIALIYFRIRKHQKRIETISADTEPIDLQWLIKLSFLLFITIIITVGYELFNAFIYKMHQHVVMDLLFLFIVYSTLYYVLRQKEIYPVNKSQREELLSIEMESEEEETIRKKLISDHEFEMLKQRLTVLMETEKPYLDGDLNLLKLSDMVQINAHQLSYLLNNGFHENFFYFVNKYRVQHAKKMLIDDSSQKWSILGIAFESGFNSKTAFNTIFKKMTDMTPSEFRKHHADPQPKS; this is encoded by the coding sequence ATGCTGCTCGAAAATATTCAGAAGTTTGTCCTTGTCCTGCTTTATGGCGGTCTGACTCTGCTTTCATTTACATTGCTGATCAATCCTATGAAAGCCAACAGAAAGGCCAACTTATTTTTCGGACTGTTTCTTTTATTATGGTCCAGCTATTGGGTATTGGATGTTTTACGCATCTGCGAAATTAATCCGGAGACCTGGTTTTCATTTTTCGTGTATTCCATACAGATATTTACGCCTATCTTTTTGTTTTTCAGTGTTATATTTTTTATTAATCCGGATTATAGATTTAAGAGAACTGATCTGGTCTGCCTGATCGTTCCTTTGATCTGCTGGATATTATTATTCTGCTCAGAAGAACATCCGGTCATTTATCATATCGTATTATTTATCAATATAGCTCATAATCTTCCTTATATCGCCCTTATTTATTTCAGGATCAGGAAGCATCAGAAAAGAATTGAAACCATTTCAGCTGATACGGAACCCATTGACCTGCAGTGGCTGATCAAACTGAGTTTTCTCCTTTTTATAACCATCATTATAACGGTTGGCTATGAGCTGTTCAATGCTTTTATTTATAAAATGCATCAGCACGTGGTGATGGATCTGCTTTTTTTATTTATCGTGTACAGCACGCTGTATTACGTTCTCCGTCAAAAAGAGATTTATCCTGTAAATAAAAGCCAGCGTGAAGAGCTGCTCTCTATTGAAATGGAAAGTGAAGAGGAAGAAACAATAAGAAAAAAGTTAATTTCTGATCATGAATTTGAGATGTTGAAACAGCGGTTAACTGTTTTAATGGAAACAGAAAAGCCTTATCTGGACGGTGATCTTAATTTACTGAAACTCTCTGATATGGTTCAGATCAATGCCCATCAGCTTTCCTATCTGCTCAATAACGGCTTTCATGAAAATTTCTTTTATTTTGTTAATAAATACAGGGTACAGCACGCTAAGAAGATGCTTATTGATGACTCCAGCCAGAAATGGTCTATATTAGGAATTGCTTTTGAATCAGGCTTCAATTCAAAGACTGCTTTTAATACAATTTTTAAAAAGATGACTGATATGACACCGTCTGAATTCAGAAAACATCATGCAGATCCCCAGCCTAAATCCTGA
- a CDS encoding class I SAM-dependent methyltransferase — MKTNIREYYNNLADTYDENRFGNSYGNYIDRQEKVFLNSFFRHTKYSKILDLGCGTGRLLDFATHGTDFSESMLSIAKEKHPDKIISAGEISKIPFDTSFDCIFCFHVIMHQTKDETGKFLDECRRKLNNNSILIFDYPTKARRKTVSPQQDWHAGNSFTPPEISQLVKDDWKIKSTTGILLFPVHRIPKSIRKFFLPIDILLCRTFLKRWASYHITVLEKI; from the coding sequence ATGAAAACCAATATCCGGGAATATTACAATAACCTCGCAGATACCTACGATGAAAACCGTTTCGGGAATTCTTACGGGAACTATATTGACCGGCAGGAGAAGGTATTTTTAAATTCATTTTTCCGTCATACAAAATATTCCAAAATATTGGATCTGGGCTGCGGAACGGGCAGGCTTCTTGATTTTGCAACGCACGGCACCGATTTCAGTGAATCCATGCTCAGTATTGCCAAAGAGAAACATCCTGATAAAATAATTTCAGCAGGAGAAATCTCAAAAATCCCTTTTGACACTTCATTTGACTGTATATTCTGCTTTCATGTGATCATGCATCAGACGAAAGATGAAACCGGGAAATTCCTTGATGAATGCAGGAGAAAATTAAATAACAACAGTATTCTGATCTTTGATTATCCTACAAAAGCCAGAAGAAAAACAGTTTCGCCTCAGCAAGACTGGCATGCAGGCAACAGTTTTACCCCTCCGGAAATTTCACAGTTGGTAAAAGACGACTGGAAAATCAAAAGCACGACAGGCATTTTACTTTTCCCTGTCCATCGGATTCCAAAAAGCATAAGAAAGTTTTTCCTTCCCATTGATATTCTGCTCTGCCGGACTTTTCTGAAACGATGGGCTTCCTACCATATCACTGTACTTGAAAAAATATGA
- a CDS encoding VanW family protein, with protein MKRLLKKIIPDHWKLQIKLLQRYVHEQRTRHQYVKEYRQEDIGFYKNEFRQSIKKGEFIENKIHNLKVVSEKINNLVIRPNEVLSFWKLIGKPTSENNFKEGRNLIRNNISSGTGGGICQFSSILYYAALQSGLKIVERYPHSVDIYKEHERFTPLGSDCTVVYGYKDLQIQNNYSFPVQFRSFIHDHELHLVLISPKNIRLNEINFQYNETGKGVWVETFADSRLLFKNFYIRL; from the coding sequence ATGAAACGGCTGCTAAAAAAAATAATTCCTGATCATTGGAAGCTGCAGATAAAATTACTGCAGCGGTACGTTCATGAACAACGGACCAGGCATCAGTACGTGAAAGAATACCGGCAGGAAGACATTGGATTCTACAAAAATGAATTCCGACAAAGCATCAAAAAAGGAGAATTTATTGAAAATAAGATTCACAACTTAAAAGTAGTCAGCGAAAAAATTAATAATCTTGTGATTCGTCCAAACGAAGTATTATCTTTCTGGAAGCTGATTGGAAAACCTACTTCGGAAAATAATTTTAAAGAAGGACGAAATCTTATCCGGAATAATATTTCTAGCGGAACAGGAGGCGGAATCTGTCAATTTTCCTCTATTCTTTATTATGCAGCCCTTCAATCCGGGTTAAAAATTGTGGAACGATATCCACATTCGGTTGATATTTATAAGGAACATGAACGTTTTACCCCATTGGGGTCCGATTGTACTGTAGTTTATGGCTATAAAGACCTTCAGATACAGAACAACTATTCGTTTCCTGTTCAGTTTCGGAGCTTTATCCATGATCACGAACTTCATCTTGTCTTAATTTCCCCGAAAAACATTCGTTTGAATGAAATCAATTTTCAATATAATGAAACAGGAAAGGGTGTTTGGGTGGAAACTTTTGCAGACAGCAGGTTATTGTTTAAAAATTTTTATATTCGATTATGA
- a CDS encoding acyl carrier protein phosphodiesterase, which translates to MNYLAHSFLTFSDGQIVGQFLEDFIRNRDRFSFPKEIQDGITLHRAIDTFTDSHPAIHEAKKAFSPLVRLYAGAFVDVAMDYFVANDLTLHSLEGWKAHSLNVYKVLHEHEQWLPENFKKMLEKMEEDDWLYNYREDWGIKFSIRNVLNKARYLEKDIPVFEAFLKNKSFLQQCYNDFFPDLLNHTKEINTQFQMDHK; encoded by the coding sequence ATGAATTATTTAGCGCATTCTTTTCTCACCTTTTCAGACGGACAAATTGTAGGACAGTTTCTGGAAGATTTTATCCGGAACAGGGACCGGTTTTCTTTTCCGAAGGAAATCCAGGACGGTATTACCCTGCACCGGGCAATAGACACTTTCACAGACTCCCACCCTGCCATTCATGAGGCAAAAAAAGCATTTTCTCCTTTGGTGAGGCTGTATGCCGGAGCTTTTGTAGATGTTGCCATGGATTATTTTGTAGCCAATGATCTTACATTACATTCATTGGAAGGCTGGAAAGCTCACTCCTTAAACGTATATAAAGTTCTTCATGAGCATGAGCAATGGCTCCCTGAAAATTTTAAAAAAATGCTGGAAAAGATGGAGGAAGATGACTGGCTTTATAATTACCGTGAAGACTGGGGGATTAAATTCAGTATCCGGAACGTTTTGAATAAAGCCCGATATCTGGAAAAAGACATTCCTGTTTTTGAAGCTTTCCTGAAAAACAAATCTTTTCTTCAGCAATGTTATAACGATTTTTTTCCTGATCTGCTTAATCATACCAAAGAGATCAATACACAGTTTCAAATGGATCATAAATAA
- a CDS encoding DUF6702 family protein, translating into MKILWLFVLPVVFLFSFTKAKHPYHVGSVEINYNVKSKTFEITGRFFLDDLENGLSKKYGGAFHFNDEKYKTKLNEALQKYCAEYFKLKGDGKFLKINYVGYEEDSESVNVYMESETVTVPKKVEAAVSFLYNLFDDQINIVHIIIQGKRESEKLTYPNRYLYRQF; encoded by the coding sequence ATGAAGATTTTGTGGCTGTTTGTGCTTCCTGTTGTATTCCTGTTTTCTTTTACAAAAGCGAAGCATCCTTATCACGTGGGTTCAGTTGAGATCAATTATAATGTAAAATCAAAGACTTTTGAGATTACAGGACGGTTTTTTCTGGATGACCTGGAAAACGGACTCAGCAAAAAATATGGAGGCGCTTTCCATTTTAATGATGAAAAATATAAAACAAAACTCAATGAAGCCTTGCAGAAATATTGCGCAGAGTATTTCAAATTAAAAGGAGACGGGAAATTTCTGAAAATAAATTATGTTGGCTATGAAGAAGACAGTGAATCCGTAAACGTTTATATGGAGTCTGAAACAGTCACCGTTCCCAAAAAAGTAGAAGCTGCGGTAAGTTTTCTTTATAATTTATTTGATGATCAGATCAATATTGTACACATCATCATACAAGGGAAAAGAGAGAGTGAAAAACTAACGTATCCTAACCGTTATCTCTACCGCCAGTTTTAA
- a CDS encoding HupE/UreJ family protein: protein MQDFLFYLNLGWEHIISLDALDHQLFVLALIAVYSYSDWKKILILVTAFTVGHSITLALSILDVFRFPSAWVEFLIPLTIVLTSLDNIIMKNQKQTLMRANYYLALIFGLVHGMGFANTARVMIAKSQSIAVPLLGFNIGLELGQIVIVAAILVVLFMLLHIFKVNKKDWILFVSSGVFALSLKMTLERIPF, encoded by the coding sequence ATGCAGGATTTTCTATTCTATTTAAACCTTGGCTGGGAGCATATCATTTCATTGGATGCTCTGGATCACCAGTTATTTGTTCTGGCTTTGATTGCCGTATATTCCTATAGTGACTGGAAAAAAATTCTGATCCTTGTGACTGCATTTACAGTCGGACATTCCATTACCCTTGCTTTAAGCATTCTGGATGTCTTCAGATTTCCTTCTGCATGGGTAGAATTCCTGATCCCGCTCACGATTGTCCTTACTTCCCTGGATAATATCATCATGAAAAACCAGAAACAGACCCTGATGCGGGCTAATTATTATCTTGCTTTGATCTTCGGGCTTGTTCACGGTATGGGATTCGCCAACACAGCAAGAGTAATGATTGCCAAAAGCCAGAGCATTGCGGTTCCTTTATTAGGTTTTAATATTGGTCTGGAACTGGGACAGATTGTTATTGTGGCTGCAATTCTGGTTGTTCTTTTTATGCTTCTCCATATTTTTAAGGTCAATAAAAAAGACTGGATTCTTTTTGTATCCTCCGGAGTATTTGCGCTCTCATTGAAGATGACTTTAGAAAGAATTCCTTTTTAA